The following is a genomic window from Zerene cesonia ecotype Mississippi chromosome 13, Zerene_cesonia_1.1, whole genome shotgun sequence.
aagttCGGCGCActgatgttaaaaaaatgaaacgtttttatgtaataagaaatattgtattttacacttaattaaatatattagacACCACTCAATCtcgcatatatatatatatatatacttgttcatatttatataggcCTAATgattctataatataactttCCTGTTTATTCACTAAAATTGCCAAACTATCcttcctatttataaattcttattaatcTGTTATATCTTTGCATAATGTTAAGACTTCCTTATAAATATGGTTTTCATCTTGTCTCTATGAaccgtataaatatataaatggcGTAAAACAGTATTGTTATAGCAACCTGAAAATATGTATGACATTaccatatttataagatagaAGGAAATCTAGAAAGGAGTGATTGTTTTCTGGAGCGATGCaactgtaaattataaaagaaacaatgaaCAACACTAGACTCCTCGTAATAGTTACTATTTtgcattttgttaaatttacagtcgtgttcaaataaatttttcaaaaaattctttattatgttttttatttaatatgacttAACTAATTTTTCACTTTAGATTGTATGATGTTCGCAATTTTCACATTTGATTGAAGTTCATATAGCGTTACACTAATTTCAAGATATGAATTACACTTGATCGTTTTCTAGCGCCTCTGAAGGCGATATCGGTTTAGCACCGAAGGGGTACAAGTCTATACTCTGAACGTGAGCCCGCACCGACACGCCGGGAGGTATTCCAAAGTAATTGTCGccgatgtttttaataatcgtCGATCCGGGCTTATTACGGTGTATATTAAATCCTACAGCGAATTGCGGTTTATTTTTGTCGGCATCGGAATCGTCTTCGTCTTTAAAAAATGGGGCTTGTGAAGGCTTTAGTGGTACGTAAGGTTTCTTCGTCGGCCTAAAAGGTTTGCTGGTCGGTCGCCAAGGTTTGCCTGCAAGTTGTAATTGTTACTAAGTTCGTGCGCTAACGCGGTGCTCTTGTGCCGTGAGGTGATGGTGTAATAAAAACCAGTTTGGTTGTGAACAACAATTTATTGCGATCAAGCAATTCAAAACTCATTCCAAGCTCTCTCTCATTCAGtgcaatttaattgaatatcgTGATcttgtttataacatttaaaaatatcattcgTTCTTTCCTTACTAAAAGAACGGAGACTCTTCGTGTTTTGTcgtcattataaaatatcggAGCCACGGGTACATAACTAAATACAAGATCACCAACGTCAATTGTTTTCTATCGGTGTTATTCATCACCTGGTCCTTTGCTTGGTTTAACTCCTCCAAAACTGGACGATTCTTGATCAACGTAACTTATATCTCCATTATCTGTATCTGGTCTAAAAGGAGGCGCTTGGCCGTAACTATCTGATCCACTGAGGCCATCTTCAGAACTACTGACGCCTGAATTAGAATCGCTATTGGGTATATCCGGTTCGGAGGTTGGGAACGGCGGTGGTTTTACATGTCCTGATGCAGCTGTACCGTCCGGACCTATAAAGTTGACATTACGGTAATACaaagataattttgtatacacaCACAACTTTGTGTATGCCACACCAAAATACGTGGATTTGTAAGGTGTAAAGGCTTGATAGAGGAAtgaaatagattataatctattactcagtatacaattttaaatcgaTATATAAGTTATTCAATCAGCACCCATCTCGTAAAGTAAGTTAAACTGTACTTCACCAGATGTGTCATTCCcagatgtatttatattaaattgcaattagAAAGAAGTTTTGATTCTTAGAATCgcgaaaaatatatatggccaatatatatttttcgctAATTGGACTTTAATCAGATAAGAACATTGGGTGTGTggcgtattttatttttttttaattcgtacCTCGATTCAAAGTAattcactatttataacttgatctaaatttgaagtaaaaataatatatcctatttgtatgtatacctTTAAATACGTCATCACTGCCTTCATCATTAGGCGCATACGCTGGTGCTACGGATGCTACGACGGATCCTACATCATTGAAAGCTGGATCATACTGGCTCGGTAGAGGCGGGAAATACGATGGAATGAAAGGATCATTACTGTTCTTTACAATCCGATAACCTATACCAGGTCCGGCTATGTAGTGTACCGTTCTGAAACAAAGTATGAATAAGATTCCAATGAATTCACGTTAAGTATTGTTTAGTTACAGTTATTTTGACAGACATTGTCTGTCTTCGGGTCTGGCTTCTAGTACAATTATACATGCCTGTCGCGGAACTTACGTGAGGTACatgtaaagtataaaataaggaTAAATTTACCTTTGCACGCCTTTATCGTCTAAGAAGGTGTAAGATCCTCTAACATTGCCGCGGGAATCGCTGCTTTCCGTTCTTCTTTGGTCTGGTCCAGCGGATATGAATCTAAATGCAcgtttaagaattaattatcttttaattagtCAATCAATATCCCACAACTACTAGACACTAGACACACTCAAAGACAATTATAGATGAGcccatacatttaaaaaaatgctaaattCTTTCTTACCACAGtgatagtaaaaaaaacaaatttgtcaCCTGTATGATCCATCCAAACCTCGCTGCACTGCAGTTTTCCCTCTAGGGTTTTTCTCGTTCCTTACTAACGGTGCTCTATGGAAAGGGCTTCCAATACCCCGAGGTGAGTCAGGGAAAGCTGATGACACGTGAAAACCACTGTCCCTACCAGCTATGTAAGATACATCGTGTCGCTCGCCGATGTCGTCCACAAATGAATAGTGTcctgaaattttgttttattatattcaagtaaaatgaaaagaagcctaaat
Proteins encoded in this region:
- the LOC119831163 gene encoding uncharacterized protein LOC119831163, with product MFRTLCIRVLCVCALVRTQVIPGKARVTDGEYNSVNTDGSFDFGYANKDRGASYHLARGNANGVVGGRFGAREPGTEEVKETIYTAGPRGFRAKGPNVHRKIDLDQRPRGPIGNKDDPYFDPNEDPSYSYKIDTRTYSKNENADSRGDVKGHYSFVDDIGERHDVSYIAGRDSGFHVSSAFPDSPRGIGSPFHRAPLVRNEKNPRGKTAVQRGLDGSYRFISAGPDQRRTESSDSRGNVRGSYTFLDDKGVQRTVHYIAGPGIGYRIVKNSNDPFIPSYFPPLPSQYDPAFNDVGSVVASVAPAYAPNDEGSDDVFKGPDGTAASGHVKPPPFPTSEPDIPNSDSNSGVSSSEDGLSGSDSYGQAPPFRPDTDNGDISYVDQESSSFGGVKPSKGPGKPWRPTSKPFRPTKKPYVPLKPSQAPFFKDEDDSDADKNKPQFAVGFNIHRNKPGSTIIKNIGDNYFGIPPGVSVRAHVQSIDLYPFGAKPISPSEALENDQV